From the genome of Delphinus delphis chromosome 8, mDelDel1.2, whole genome shotgun sequence, one region includes:
- the TIMM10B gene encoding mitochondrial import inner membrane translocase subunit Tim10 B isoform X1 gives MEQQQQQQQQQLRNLRDFLLVYNRMTELCFQRCVPSLHHRALDAEEEACLHSCAGKLIHSNHRLMAAYVQLMPALVQRRIADYEAASSVPGRILICALIEPFYVSFTITSTALGRVP, from the exons atggagcagcagcagcagcaacagcagcaacagctCAGAAAC CTGCGGGACTTCCTGTTGGTCTACAATCGGATGACGGAACTCTGCTTCCAGCGCTGCGTGCCCAGCCTGCACCACCGAGCTCTGGATGCTGAGGAG GAGGCCTGTCTGCACAGCTGTGCTGGGAAGCTGATCCATTCCAACCACCGCCTCATGGCCGCTTACGTGCAGCTCATGCCTGCCCTGGTACAGCGCCGCATCGCAGACTACGAGGCTGCCTCATCTGTGCCAG gaaGGATTCTTATTTGTGCCCTCATTGAACCCTTTTATGTCTCGTTCACCATTACGTCCACAGCACTTGGTAGAGTgccataa
- the TIMM10B gene encoding mitochondrial import inner membrane translocase subunit Tim10 B isoform X4 yields MEQQQQQQQQQLRNLRDFLLVYNRMTELCFQRCVPSLHHRALDAEEEACLHSCAGKLIHSNHRLMAAYVQLMPALVQRRIADYEAASSVPG; encoded by the exons atggagcagcagcagcagcaacagcagcaacagctCAGAAAC CTGCGGGACTTCCTGTTGGTCTACAATCGGATGACGGAACTCTGCTTCCAGCGCTGCGTGCCCAGCCTGCACCACCGAGCTCTGGATGCTGAGGAG GAGGCCTGTCTGCACAGCTGTGCTGGGAAGCTGATCCATTCCAACCACCGCCTCATGGCCGCTTACGTGCAGCTCATGCCTGCCCTGGTACAGCGCCGCATCGCAGACTACGAGGCTGCCTCATCTGTGCCAG gatGA
- the TIMM10B gene encoding mitochondrial import inner membrane translocase subunit Tim10 B isoform X2: protein MEQQQQQQQQQLRNLRDFLLVYNRMTELCFQRCVPSLHHRALDAEEEACLHSCAGKLIHSNHRLMAAYVQLMPALVQRRIADYEAASSVPGVAAEQPETSPSGS, encoded by the exons atggagcagcagcagcagcaacagcagcaacagctCAGAAAC CTGCGGGACTTCCTGTTGGTCTACAATCGGATGACGGAACTCTGCTTCCAGCGCTGCGTGCCCAGCCTGCACCACCGAGCTCTGGATGCTGAGGAG GAGGCCTGTCTGCACAGCTGTGCTGGGAAGCTGATCCATTCCAACCACCGCCTCATGGCCGCTTACGTGCAGCTCATGCCTGCCCTGGTACAGCGCCGCATCGCAGACTACGAGGCTGCCTCATCTGTGCCAGGTGTTGCTGCCGAACAGCCCGAAACCTCGCCATCAGGGAGCTAG
- the TIMM10B gene encoding mitochondrial import inner membrane translocase subunit Tim10 B isoform X3: MEQQQQQQQQQLRNLRDFLLVYNRMTELCFQRCVPSLHHRALDAEEEACLHSCAGKLIHSNHRLMAAYVQLMPALVQRRIADYEAASSVPGCFSPGSREIAFNV; the protein is encoded by the exons atggagcagcagcagcagcaacagcagcaacagctCAGAAAC CTGCGGGACTTCCTGTTGGTCTACAATCGGATGACGGAACTCTGCTTCCAGCGCTGCGTGCCCAGCCTGCACCACCGAGCTCTGGATGCTGAGGAG GAGGCCTGTCTGCACAGCTGTGCTGGGAAGCTGATCCATTCCAACCACCGCCTCATGGCCGCTTACGTGCAGCTCATGCCTGCCCTGGTACAGCGCCGCATCGCAGACTACGAGGCTGCCTCATCTGTGCCAG GATGCTTCAGCCCTGGCAGCAGAGAAATTGCCTTCAATGTGTAG